The following are encoded in a window of Algiphilus aromaticivorans DG1253 genomic DNA:
- a CDS encoding transglycosylase SLT domain-containing protein, giving the protein MSSMLQMAAYPSRLLVARLLLLALALLLPLAAGAAYAADAEVRAEFRAAFEAPGGGAASADSEALRAYPLYPWLQARRLRLQLSDANAALDSLIADFFDRHGSAPYTQPLRGAWWRSLAERERWADYMAALGSRPSSDALLCSWLQARMALDRMEGFVDDALVAWRRGRSMPEACNPAFDWLGSEGLLTEDVIVERLRLALDAGELDLARYLTEQLPETGQRSWINARLARAQRGRFLRRLIDSPDAPIPFVDLEAGLRAHARREPNDAAELLAALTEARDFPEDEAAALTRAVALAASWSREPVALELFESLSLEGHEPLHFSWHARAAMWARDWKALERVIAAMPASQAEDARWRYWAARARQLQGAEVEAAGYEALAEDRSYHGFLAAERLGRAPALNHQPLKRDAEVQRQLARLSGVQRAREWHALEEDARASNELEWALGELDDAGKAQAALMLADWGWHRQAITWLARVGEWDDLVLRFPTPYASAFEAAVADTAISETWLRAIVRTESLYDPRAVSGAGARGLAQLMPATARRVASRRGLAVPDRSALFEADTNLALAAHFVEGLQERFEGRWIQTLAAYNAGPLRIPGWLPEGRALEADAWIENIPFNETRGYVQRALYHYLIIHWRATGEPGRILPLLEEPVAPAGICC; this is encoded by the coding sequence ATGTCTTCAATGCTTCAGATGGCCGCCTATCCTAGTCGCCTCCTCGTCGCCCGGCTCTTGCTTTTGGCGCTGGCGCTGCTTTTGCCGCTCGCTGCGGGAGCGGCGTACGCGGCTGATGCGGAAGTGCGCGCCGAGTTCCGCGCCGCCTTCGAGGCGCCGGGCGGCGGCGCCGCCAGCGCTGACAGCGAGGCGCTGCGCGCCTATCCGCTCTATCCCTGGCTTCAGGCGCGTCGGCTTCGTCTGCAGCTTTCGGACGCCAATGCCGCGCTGGATTCGCTGATCGCCGACTTCTTCGACCGCCACGGCTCGGCGCCTTATACGCAGCCGCTGCGCGGGGCGTGGTGGCGCAGCCTCGCCGAGCGCGAGCGCTGGGCGGATTACATGGCGGCGCTGGGCAGCCGACCAAGCAGTGACGCGTTGCTCTGCAGTTGGCTGCAGGCACGTATGGCGCTGGATCGCATGGAAGGCTTCGTCGATGATGCGCTGGTCGCCTGGCGGCGCGGCCGCTCCATGCCCGAGGCCTGTAACCCGGCCTTCGATTGGCTGGGCAGCGAAGGGCTGCTGACCGAGGACGTTATCGTCGAGCGCCTGCGTCTTGCGCTGGATGCCGGCGAGCTCGACCTGGCGCGCTACCTCACTGAGCAATTGCCTGAGACGGGGCAACGCAGTTGGATCAACGCGCGGCTGGCGCGTGCTCAGCGTGGGCGCTTTCTACGGCGCCTGATCGATAGCCCGGATGCCCCGATTCCCTTCGTGGATCTGGAAGCCGGGTTGCGTGCCCACGCCCGACGAGAACCGAATGACGCCGCGGAGTTGCTGGCGGCGCTGACTGAGGCGCGCGATTTTCCGGAGGACGAGGCCGCAGCGCTGACCCGCGCCGTGGCACTGGCGGCCAGCTGGTCGCGCGAGCCGGTGGCGCTGGAACTGTTCGAATCGTTGTCGTTGGAAGGGCACGAGCCGCTGCACTTCAGCTGGCACGCGCGGGCGGCGATGTGGGCGCGCGACTGGAAGGCGCTGGAGCGCGTCATCGCTGCCATGCCGGCGTCGCAGGCCGAAGATGCGCGCTGGCGCTATTGGGCGGCGCGCGCGCGGCAGCTGCAGGGTGCCGAGGTCGAAGCTGCCGGCTACGAGGCGCTGGCCGAAGATCGCAGCTACCACGGCTTTCTCGCCGCCGAGCGGCTGGGGCGCGCGCCGGCCCTGAATCATCAGCCGCTGAAGCGCGACGCCGAGGTGCAGCGCCAGCTCGCCCGTCTTTCCGGCGTGCAGCGGGCACGCGAGTGGCACGCGCTCGAAGAGGACGCGCGTGCCTCCAACGAACTCGAATGGGCGCTGGGCGAACTCGACGACGCTGGCAAGGCGCAGGCCGCGTTGATGCTGGCTGACTGGGGCTGGCACCGGCAGGCGATCACCTGGCTGGCTCGCGTTGGCGAGTGGGATGATCTGGTGTTGCGCTTCCCGACGCCGTATGCCTCTGCCTTCGAGGCGGCCGTGGCCGACACGGCGATTTCGGAGACGTGGCTACGCGCCATCGTGCGCACCGAAAGTCTCTACGACCCGCGCGCGGTTTCCGGCGCCGGCGCGCGCGGCCTTGCCCAGCTCATGCCCGCCACCGCGCGCCGCGTGGCAAGCCGGCGCGGGCTGGCCGTTCCGGATCGCAGCGCCCTCTTCGAGGCCGACACCAATCTGGCGCTGGCGGCGCATTTCGTGGAGGGGCTGCAGGAGCGCTTCGAAGGCCGCTGGATCCAGACGCTGGCCGCCTACAACGCCGGGCCACTGCGCATTCCCGGCTGGCTGCCGGAAGGCCGGGCGCTGGAGGCCGACGCCTGGATCGAGAACATCCCCTTCAACGAGACGCGCGGCTACGTGCAGCGCGCGCTCTATCACTATCTGATCATCCACTGGCGCGCCACCGGCGAGCCTGGCCGCATTCTGCCGCTGCTCGAAGAGCCGGTGGCCCCCGCCGGGATCTGCTGCTGA
- a CDS encoding sulfite exporter TauE/SafE family protein, giving the protein MEFLPLFLATGVVSGLLAGLFGVGGGLITVPILALILGAQGFPREHVMQVAIGTSLAVIALTAISSTRAHHVRGAVRWPILRWLAPGLMLGALLGAATAHLLSTEVLARIVGVGAVAVALKMILQADPVVRDTNPGRLLLSVAGTVIGWASALIGIGGGSLSVPFLRLTGLDMRTAVGTSAAGGIPIAWAGAAGFMIAGSGVAGLPEGQIGYVSLPGFAAVAVASVLMAPVGARLAHRLPQIWLQRAFAALLMGSGVSMLAGAV; this is encoded by the coding sequence GTGGAGTTCCTGCCGCTGTTTCTTGCCACCGGAGTCGTATCCGGTCTGCTCGCGGGCCTGTTCGGGGTCGGAGGCGGACTGATCACCGTCCCCATTCTCGCTCTCATTCTGGGCGCTCAGGGTTTTCCGCGCGAGCATGTCATGCAGGTGGCCATCGGCACCTCGCTGGCAGTGATCGCGCTGACCGCCATTTCCTCGACCCGCGCGCATCACGTGCGCGGCGCCGTGCGCTGGCCGATCCTGCGCTGGCTGGCGCCGGGCTTGATGCTGGGCGCGCTGCTGGGCGCGGCCACCGCCCATCTGCTCAGTACGGAAGTCCTGGCGCGCATCGTGGGGGTGGGCGCAGTGGCCGTGGCCCTGAAGATGATCCTGCAGGCCGATCCGGTGGTGCGCGACACCAACCCGGGCCGCCTACTACTGAGCGTCGCCGGCACGGTCATCGGCTGGGCCTCGGCGCTGATCGGCATCGGCGGCGGCTCGCTGTCGGTGCCCTTTCTGCGCCTGACCGGGCTGGACATGCGCACCGCGGTGGGCACCTCGGCGGCCGGCGGCATCCCGATCGCCTGGGCCGGCGCAGCCGGCTTCATGATTGCCGGAAGCGGCGTAGCTGGCCTGCCCGAGGGACAGATCGGCTATGTCTCGCTGCCGGGCTTCGCGGCTGTGGCCGTCGCCTCGGTGCTGATGGCGCCGGTGGGCGCGCGGCTGGCCCACCGGCTGCCACAGATCTGGCTACAGCGCGCCTTCGCGGCGCTGCTGATGGGCAGCGGCGTGAGCATGCTCGCCGGCGCCGTCTGA
- the sat gene encoding sulfate adenylyltransferase codes for MTGLVTPHGGGPLKPLLLEGEAAAAEAKRAQTLPRVTISSREAGDLFMLGIGGFTPLDGFMGFDDWKRVCDEMRTAEGLFWPIPITLSTDAATADGIEENSDVALYDAERDEILATMKVTEKYRIDKAHECAQVFKTTDEEHPGVKMVMAQGEYNLGGPVRVLSQGGFPEAYPGLYMTPAETRAAFEARGWKTVAAFQTRNPMHRSHEYLVRIAIEICDGVLIHSLLGKLKPGDIPAEVRTKAISALIDNYLRPETIIQSGYPLDMRYAGPREALLHAVFRQNYGCSHLIVGRDHAGVGDYYGPFDAHAIFDEIPADALQTKALKLDWTFWSHKVGGMASMRTCPGKDEDRVLLSGSKLRKLLSEDEHVPDEFSRPEVLEILRAYYQGLDDSQRVKVELKGHSAR; via the coding sequence ATGACAGGACTGGTCACACCCCACGGCGGCGGACCGCTCAAGCCGCTGCTGCTCGAAGGCGAGGCCGCTGCGGCCGAAGCCAAGCGCGCGCAGACGCTGCCGCGCGTCACCATCAGCTCGCGCGAAGCGGGCGACCTCTTCATGCTCGGCATCGGCGGCTTCACGCCGCTCGACGGCTTCATGGGCTTTGATGACTGGAAGCGCGTCTGCGACGAGATGCGCACCGCGGAAGGGCTGTTCTGGCCGATCCCGATTACGCTCTCCACCGACGCCGCCACCGCTGACGGCATCGAGGAGAACAGCGATGTGGCGCTCTACGACGCAGAGCGCGACGAGATTCTCGCGACCATGAAGGTCACCGAGAAATACCGCATCGACAAGGCGCACGAATGCGCGCAGGTGTTCAAGACCACCGACGAGGAACACCCCGGCGTCAAGATGGTCATGGCGCAGGGCGAGTACAACCTGGGCGGGCCTGTGCGCGTGCTGTCGCAGGGCGGTTTCCCGGAGGCTTATCCGGGCCTCTACATGACGCCCGCCGAGACGCGCGCCGCCTTCGAGGCACGCGGCTGGAAGACCGTCGCCGCCTTTCAGACGCGCAACCCGATGCACCGCAGCCACGAGTATCTGGTGCGCATTGCCATCGAGATCTGCGACGGCGTGCTGATCCACTCGCTGCTGGGCAAGCTCAAGCCCGGAGACATCCCCGCCGAGGTGCGCACCAAGGCGATCTCGGCGCTGATCGACAACTATCTGCGACCGGAAACCATCATCCAGTCGGGCTATCCGCTGGATATGCGCTACGCCGGCCCGCGCGAGGCGCTGCTGCACGCAGTCTTCCGCCAGAACTACGGCTGCTCGCATCTCATCGTCGGCCGTGACCACGCCGGTGTCGGCGACTACTACGGCCCCTTCGACGCGCACGCCATCTTCGACGAGATCCCGGCCGACGCGCTGCAAACCAAGGCGCTAAAGCTGGACTGGACCTTCTGGAGCCACAAGGTCGGCGGCATGGCCAGCATGCGCACCTGCCCCGGCAAGGACGAGGATCGCGTGCTGCTGTCCGGCTCCAAGCTGCGCAAGCTGCTCTCCGAGGACGAGCACGTGCCGGACGAGTTCTCGCGCCCCGAGGTGCTGGAAATCCTGCGCGCCTACTATCAGGGCCTGGACGACA